In the Nitrospirota bacterium genome, one interval contains:
- the atpE gene encoding ATP synthase F0 subunit C — translation MDFQTALGLTLPIGFSLAAIGSAFGLSKAVSAAMEAIGRQPEAAGKIQTAMVIGAAFIEALTIYALLTVLILQGKIGG, via the coding sequence ATGGACTTTCAAACAGCGTTAGGGTTAACATTACCAATAGGTTTTTCATTAGCAGCGATAGGTTCAGCCTTTGGATTGTCGAAGGCGGTTAGTGCTGCTATGGAGGCTATAGGCAGACAACCGGAAGCAGCAGGAAAGATCCAGACAGCAATGGTCATAGGAGCAGCCTTTATTGAGGCATTGACAATCTATGCACTATTAACTGTTCTGATTCTTCAAGGTAAAATTGGCGGATAA
- the atpF gene encoding F0F1 ATP synthase subunit B, with amino-acid sequence MNLEIQQILTQAFGFIILLFLLKKFAWKPLLSLLDERRDKIASEFNTIERVKSEIARLEEDYKSKLADIDNHSRQKIQEAISEGQRIAAEIQDKAREDANKAIEKAKANIEIEVAKARMELRSQMANIAIKAAEKILKEDLDDSRHKNLVMGFIENLESVK; translated from the coding sequence TTGAATCTTGAAATTCAACAGATACTCACTCAGGCATTCGGCTTTATAATACTCCTTTTTCTGTTAAAGAAATTTGCATGGAAGCCTCTCCTGTCTCTTCTTGATGAAAGAAGGGATAAGATAGCCTCTGAGTTTAATACTATCGAACGTGTAAAATCAGAAATAGCCCGGCTCGAAGAAGATTATAAAAGCAAACTTGCTGACATTGATAATCATTCAAGGCAGAAGATACAGGAGGCTATTTCTGAGGGGCAGAGGATAGCGGCAGAGATACAGGATAAGGCAAGGGAAGATGCAAATAAGGCAATAGAGAAGGCTAAGGCGAACATAGAGATTGAAGTAGCCAAGGCAAGGATGGAGCTCAGGAGCCAGATGGCAAACATTGCTATAAAAGCGGCGGAGAAGATTCTGAAAGAGGACCTTGATGACAGCCGGCATAAAAATCTGGTGATGGGTTTTATAGAAAATCTGGAAAGTGTAAAGTAA